From Juglans regia cultivar Chandler chromosome 6, Walnut 2.0, whole genome shotgun sequence, the proteins below share one genomic window:
- the LOC109010289 gene encoding cytochrome P450 CYP82D47-like, translating to MLFQYHSSTFNMTYIMASIFACLLLFLFFLLWKRTAQKTTPQSTLPPEAGGAWPMIGHLHLLARSKPAHITLGNMADKYGSIFTIRLGVHKAIVISNSEIAKECYTTKDRIFASRPKSVATELMGYNYALFGLSPYGPYWRQVRKITTLEFFSSQRLEMFKHIGESEVKTAIKETYQLLVNNKKLMLVEMKRWFGNIMLNTVFRMVVGKRFACAATEDEDHEGNDLQCRKALTDFFMFAGKFVVSDALPYLRWLDLAGDQRAMKKIAREVDHVLKGLLEEHKQRSLSSEVNNGHQDFMDVMLSIVIDNTDVSNFDADTITKATCLTLILGGTETTTVTLTWALSLLLNNREALKQVQQELDLQIGKERQVKDSDIKDLVYLQAVIKETMRLYPAAPLSLPHESTEDCTLAGYHVPAGTRLIVNLSKIHRDPHVWLDPTEFRPERFLTTHKDINVRGQNFELIPFGSGRRVCPGISLGLQLIQLTLATFLHAFDISTPSAELVDMVEKAGLSTAKATPLEIHLTPRLLAQVYHV from the exons ATGCTCTTTCAATATCACTCAAGCACCTTTAATATGACTTATATCATGGCCAGCATCTTTGCCTGCTTGcttctatttctcttctttctatTATGGAAGAGGACAGCCCAAAAAACTACCCCTCAAAGCACACTTCCACCAGAAGCTGGTGGTGCATGGCCTATGATTGGCCACCTCCACCTATTAGCAAGGTCAAAACCTGCCCATATAACCTTGGGTAATATGGCTGACAAGTATGGATCAATCTTCACCATCAGGTTGGGCGTGCATAAAGCTATAGTGATCAGTAATTCAGAGATAGCCAAAGAGTGTTATACAACGAAAGACAGAATCTTTGCAAGCCGTCCAAAATCTGTGGCAACAGAACTCATGGGCTATAACTATGCTCTATTCGGTTTGAGCCCTTATGGTCCTTATTGGCGCCAAGTTCGAAAAATAACCACACTTGAATTCTTTTCAAGTCAGCGCCTTGAGATGTTCAAACACATTGGAGAGTCGGAGGTAAAAACAGCTATAAAAGAAACATATCAACTCTTGGTCAATAACAAGAAGCTCATGTTGGTAGAGATGAAGAGATGGTTCGGCAACATCATGCTAAACACTGTGTTTAGGATGGTTGTAGGGAAGCGATTTGCTTGTGCTGCCACCGAGGATGAGGATCATGAAGGAAATGATCTCCAGTGCCGGAAGGCATTGACAGATTTCTTCATGTTTGCCGGAAAGTTTGTGGTCTCGGATGCACTTCCATATCTAAGGTGGTTGGACTTGGCTGGGGACCAGAGGGCCATGAAGAAAATCGCAAGAGAAGTAGATCACGTGCTTAAAGGTTTGCTAGAAGAACATAAACAACGAAGCCTCTCAAGTGAGGTGAACAATGGACACCAAGACTTCATGGATGTTATGCTATCCATTGTCATAGATAACACGGATGTTTCCAATTTTGATGCTGATACAATCACCAAAGCTACTTGCCTG ACCCTTATCTTAGGGGGCACAGAAACAACAACTGTGACCTTGACATGGgctctctctctacttcttaACAATCGGGAGGCTCTAAAGCAAGTCCAACAAGAACTTGACCTCCAGATTGGTAAGGAAAGACAAGTGAAGGACTCAGACATAAAAGACCTAGTCTATCTCCAAGCTGTCATCAAAGAAACAATGCGCTTATACCCTGCAGCCCCACTTTCTTTGCCGCACGAGTCCACTGAAGATTGTACTTTGGCTGGTTACCATGTCCCAGCAGGCACACGTCTTATTGTTAATCTATCAAAGATCCATCGAGACCCACATGTGTGGCTGGACCCAACAGAATTTCGTCCAGAACGATTCCTTACTACCCATAAAGATATCAACGTTAGGGGTCAGAATTTTGAATTGATACCATTTGGCAGTGGTAGAAGAGTTTGCCCTGGAATCTCGCTTGGGTTGCAACTGATTCAACTCACACTTGCTACATTCTTGCATGCTTTTGACATTTCAACCCCATCAGCTGAACTAGTAGATATGGTTGAGAAAGCTGGACTTTCCACGGCTAAAGCAACACCACTCGAAATTCATCTCACTCCGCGCCTTCTTGCTCAAGTATATCATGTGTAG